In Thamnophis elegans isolate rThaEle1 chromosome 4, rThaEle1.pri, whole genome shotgun sequence, the following proteins share a genomic window:
- the KBTBD11 gene encoding kelch repeat and BTB domain-containing protein 11, giving the protein MPSITRNSGENGSGGEAKKRCGETEQPQPGEAAEGGERSPAMEPSVAPEEGPEAPLPLQAPCGFGSALCFSSSGGGGGDDDQAPRPELEAASPSSSSSGSGVVKPRWDLNSAAAESEEEEEEEGGSRGKPSPVSAGSPDSDAPGEAPPVRPFPSPAAAAASSEEPDLVIEVCGRRVRAHKAALAAQSDYFRARSSRDVLRLKGVSLAALRLLLEYVYTARMAEVRHEDLAEVLSGARVLQMPCALHCAAEAARAQLSLANCYQLLCLAKKQRLAELREAAFRFMADHYLQVLREPAVYGRLSGAERELILRRRLEAGRACLLVAEVSDAFERLGSRPQSRESSRPQSPSSVASLEDGGAGALLYSYQEAGQEWSVLTRLPEEANAKGCAMCVLYNYLFLAGGISAATGDQRPKLSDKVFCYNPLTDTWSQVKPMGQARSQLKLLALDGYLYAVGGECLFTVEKYDPRSDRWSPVAPLPKGAFAVAHEATTCNGEIYVSGGSLFYRLLKYDPKRDEWQECPYNSSRRRSADMVAYKSFIYRFDVSSSRGEQGPGGGGVEVFQYNTVAKHWRQCASFRPAGSPVQPFRCAALGSAIYCVNRTGMLSFNLAQNGEVEADGGLKGTFDTELLKSPFDAKGLLLPFVLILPEKEKIGEPESPLSL; this is encoded by the exons ATGCCATCCATCACAAGAAATTCAG GTGAGAACGGGAGCGGCGGCGAGGCGAAGAAGCGCTGCGGGGAGACGGAGCAGCCGCAGCCGGGAGAGGCTGCCGAGGGCGGCGAGCGGTCCCCGGCGATGGAGCCGAGCGTGGCCCCCGAGGAAGGGCCGGAGGCGCCGCTTCCCCTGCAGGCGCCCTGCGGCTTCGGCTCCGCGCTCTGCTTCAGCTcgtccggcggcggcggcggcgatgaTGACCAGGCGCCGCGTCCGGAGCTCGAGGccgcctctccttcctcctcgtCGTCGGGCAGCGGCGTGGTGAAGCCCCGGTGGGACCTGAACAGCGCGGCGGCCGAgtcggaggaagaggaggaggaggagggcggcagCCGCGGCAAACCCTCGCCGGTCTCTGCGGGCAGCCCCGACTCCGACGCGCCCGGCGAGGCGCCCCCCGTGCGTCCCTTCCCCtcgccggcggcggcggcggcgtcgTCCGAGGAGCCGGACCTGGTGATCGAGGTGTGCGGGCGGCGCGTGCGGGCGCACAAGGCGGCGCTGGCGGCCCAGAGCGACTATTTCCGCGCGCGATCCTCGCGGGACGTGCTGCGCCTGAAGGGCGTGAGCCTGGCGGCGCTGCGGCTGCTGCTGGAGTACGTGTACACGGCGCGCATGGCCGAGGTGCGGCACGAGGACCTGGCCGAGGTGCTGAGCGGGGCGCGCGTGCTGCAGATGCCCTGCGCCCTGCACTGCGCCGCCGAGGCCGCGCGCGCCCAGCTCAGCCTGGCCAACTGCTACCAGCTGCTCTGCCTGGCCAAGAAGCAGCGCCTGGCCGAGCTGCGCGAAGCCGCCTTCCGCTTCATGGCCGACCACTACCTGCAGGTGCTGCGCGAGCCCGCCGTCTACGGCCGCCTGAGCGGCGCCGAGCGGGAGCTCATCCTGCGCCGCCGCCTGGAGGCCGGACGGGCCTGCCTGCTGGTGGCCGAGGTCAGCGACGCCTTCGAGCGGCTGGGCAGCCGGCCGCAGAGCCGCGAGAGCAGCCGCCCGCAGAGCCCGTCCTCGGTGGCCTCCCTGGAGGACGGCGGCGCCGGCGCCCTGCTCTACAGCTACCAGGAGGCCGGCCAGGAGTGGAGCGTCCTCACGCGGCTGCCCGAGGAGGCCAACGCCAAGGGATGCGCCATGTGCGTCCTCTACAACTACCTGTTCTTGGCCGGAGGGATCTCCGCCGCCACTGGCGACCAGCGGCCCAAGCTGTCGGACAAGGTCTTTTGCTACAACCCCTTAACGGACACCTGGAGCCAGGTGAAGCCCATGGGGCAGGCACGCTCTCAGCTGAAGCTCCTGGCCCTGGACGGGTATCTCTACGCGGTGGGCGGGGAATGCCTCTTCACGGTGGAGAAGTATGACCCCCGCTCGGACCGGTGGAGCCCCGTGGCCCCTCTGCCCAAGGGGGCCTTCGCCGTGGCGCACGAGGCCACCACCTGCAACGGGGAGATCTACGTGTCTGGGGGCTCCCTCTTCTACCGGCTGCTCAAGTACGACCCCAAGCGGGACGAGTGGCAGGAGTGTCCTTACAACAGCAGCCGCCGTCGCTCGGCTGACATGGTGGCCTACAAGAGCTTCATTTACCGCTTCGACGTGAGCAGCAGCCGCGGGGAGCAGGGCCCGGGCGGAGGCGGAGTGGAAGTCTTCCAGTACAATACGGTGGCCAAGCACTGGCGTCAGTGCGCTTCCTTTCGCCCCGCCGGCAGCCCCGTCCAACCTTTCCGCTGTGCAGCCTTGGGCAGCGCCATCTATTGCGTCAACCGGACTGGGATGTTGAGCTTCAACCTGGCTCAGAACGGCGAGGTGGAAGCGGACGGGGGACTGAAAGGCACCTTTGACACAGAACTGCTCAAAAGTCCCTTCGACGCTAAAGGCCTCCTCCTCCCATTTGTGCTGATCCTCCCAGAGAAGGAAAAAATTGGGGAGCCAGAGAGTCCTCTGTCCTTGTGA